Proteins found in one Pontibacter sp. SGAir0037 genomic segment:
- a CDS encoding NFACT RNA binding domain-containing protein, producing the protein MHQNYYFLQQLTKALRPKLIGLQIFTCFSQNKDELIIGLTDTAQEFYIRALLTSHFSSLSFPAQFNRARANTIELFRGALGTTVTDLVQHLNERSFYLQLSNGMQLLFKLFGNRSNIVLFQEEEAVELFHKKFEADADLNPFQMDRLLQQNFEAFKAADGNLKKVYPTFGELPALYLEQQQYAAQPLEEKWELVQALLEQLENPESYYLSRINGKIRLSLLEVGQVEHTYPDPIEAANAFTRTYLSETGFEQQYEQASQQLTRRLSGTQQVLQQVEAKLKELRHDKSYGQTADVIMANLTNIPPKADEVELYDFYTDQVKTYKLRVTETPQKFAERLYRKAKGQHVEVRQLEEKLERKLEEVLILEDALQALADVRNYKQLKVFLKEYPHLLKSKQQTQQEIPFRLFETEGFKILVGKSAKNNDELTQRHTFKEDIWLHAKDVSGSHVIIKHQAGKTVPATVLEKAAQLAAYYSKRKNDSLCPVIYTPKKWVRKPKGAAPGAVIVEREKVLLVKPENPFERKL; encoded by the coding sequence GTGCATCAGAATTATTACTTTTTACAACAACTCACCAAAGCATTACGGCCCAAACTCATCGGGCTGCAGATCTTTACCTGTTTCAGCCAAAATAAAGATGAGCTTATTATTGGACTGACGGATACGGCACAGGAGTTTTACATCCGGGCACTGCTTACCTCCCACTTTTCTTCTCTTTCTTTTCCGGCCCAGTTTAACAGAGCCCGTGCCAACACCATCGAGCTGTTCCGAGGCGCCCTGGGTACTACTGTAACAGATCTTGTACAGCATCTGAATGAGCGAAGCTTTTACTTACAGTTAAGCAACGGCATGCAGCTTCTTTTTAAACTTTTTGGAAATCGCTCCAACATCGTTCTTTTCCAGGAAGAAGAAGCTGTAGAACTGTTTCATAAGAAATTTGAAGCAGACGCTGACTTAAACCCATTTCAGATGGACAGGCTCCTTCAGCAGAACTTTGAAGCCTTTAAAGCTGCAGATGGAAATTTAAAAAAGGTTTACCCCACTTTTGGCGAACTGCCTGCTCTTTACCTGGAGCAACAGCAGTATGCGGCACAGCCTTTAGAAGAAAAATGGGAACTGGTACAGGCTCTGCTGGAACAACTAGAAAACCCTGAGAGCTACTACCTAAGCAGGATAAACGGCAAAATCCGCTTATCGCTGCTGGAAGTAGGGCAGGTAGAGCATACTTATCCTGATCCGATAGAAGCAGCAAATGCTTTTACGCGCACGTATCTTTCCGAAACCGGTTTTGAGCAACAGTATGAGCAGGCGAGCCAACAACTCACCAGAAGGTTAAGCGGCACACAGCAGGTGCTTCAGCAAGTGGAGGCAAAGCTTAAAGAACTCCGCCACGACAAATCGTATGGGCAAACAGCCGATGTGATTATGGCCAACCTTACAAATATCCCTCCCAAAGCTGACGAAGTAGAACTATACGACTTTTATACTGACCAGGTAAAAACCTACAAATTACGCGTAACCGAAACTCCTCAGAAATTTGCGGAACGGCTTTACCGGAAAGCCAAGGGCCAGCATGTTGAAGTAAGGCAGCTGGAAGAGAAACTGGAGCGTAAACTGGAAGAGGTTCTGATTCTGGAAGATGCCTTGCAGGCTTTGGCAGACGTTCGGAATTACAAGCAACTAAAAGTATTTTTAAAGGAATACCCGCATCTGCTAAAAAGCAAGCAGCAAACACAGCAGGAAATACCTTTTCGCCTGTTCGAAACCGAAGGTTTTAAAATACTGGTAGGCAAGAGCGCCAAAAACAATGATGAGCTAACGCAACGCCATACTTTTAAAGAGGATATCTGGCTACATGCCAAAGATGTGTCAGGTTCGCATGTTATCATCAAGCACCAGGCTGGCAAAACCGTGCCCGCTACTGTACTGGAAAAAGCCGCACAACTGGCAGCATACTACTCTAAACGAAAGAACGATTCCCTCTGCCCTGTTATCTATACACCTAAAAAATGGGTTAGAAAGCCGAAAGGAGCCGCTCCGGGTGCTGTTATTGTGGAGCGCGAAAAGGTACTGCTGGTAAAGCCGGAGAATCCGTTTGAGAGGAAATTATAA